The Meles meles chromosome 12, mMelMel3.1 paternal haplotype, whole genome shotgun sequence genome includes a window with the following:
- the LOC123953926 gene encoding basic proline-rich protein-like, translating to MRGAGSPAQTDTPALHTRASFPSPPSATSSSPCHCFADVSTLSKTTQRSPRPTPTLSGIGDRRLACSVPRVQPALSCRCPSRSKRPRHVGPHKDPHHLASQDSLSSREGSRGRGEAREGNFWGWGPRSTRGLLRDRPGCVRGGGAAGARAHVHPPGRARRGHETRSLGLELQGASEDSAERPTALLPRPSRQPNSASARAKRNSRDPLPGAPGRPRCALRSPPQDPCGPPLPSAAPKKPPTTPGGGSPSPLPWLRARPRWGRGHPSLRAPLAAPDPGGAEPRNKPKVTDLPLQRAPALPTAAAAAGASRGGPGAPATRSARRARRAAGPAREGSAASAPAAWAPGAALPEAPHLPAALGAPGRTPPPGARLRAGAFCVTAQTQAPRGGGGGLRSPRHRPSPAAPPPPTPAPPPPHPPTAAGPGRPSVSPESHPRRPREELPHPGPRAP from the coding sequence ATGCGGGGCGCCGGGTCACCCGCCCAGACAGACACACCGGCGCTGCATACGCGAGCATCCTTTCCCTCGCCCCCGTCCGCCACCTCATCAAGTCCCTGTCACTGTTTTGCCGATGTCTCCACTCTTTCCAAAACCACGCAgcgctccccccgccccacccccaccctaagCGGGATCGGGGACCGCCGCCTCGCGTGCAGCGTCCCACGCGTCCAGCCTGCTTTGTCCTGCCGCTGCCCTTCCAGGAGCAAGCGCCCCAGGCACGTGGGTCCGCACAAAGACCCCCACCATCTGGCCAGCCAGGACTCCCTCTCCTCCCGAGAGGGGTCCCGGGGCCGCGGAGAGGCGCGCGAGGGCAACTTCTGGGGGTGGGGACCTCGCTCGACTAGGGGCTTGCTAAGGGACCGTCCGGGGTGCGTGCGGGGTGGGGGCGCAGCTGGAGCGCGCGCGCACGTGCACCCTCCTGGACGCGCGCGGCGCGGGCACGAGACGCGCTCCCTCGGACTGGAGCTCCAGGGGGCATCCGAGGACTCCGCGGAGCGGCCGACAGCGctgctcccccgccccagccGCCAGCCCAACTCCGCCAGCGCTCGGGCGAAACGCAACTCCAGGGACCCCCTCCCCGGCGCCCCGGGACGGCCCCGCTGTGCGCTGCGCTCCCCTCCCCAGGACCCCTGCGGCCCGCCACTCCCATCCGCTGCCCCAAAGAAGCCCCCCACCACACCAGGCGGCGGCTCCCCTTCCCCGCTTCCCTGGCTCCGGGCGCGGCCGCGGTGGGGGCGAGGGCATCCATCCCTTCGCGCCCCTCTCGCCGCCCCTGACCCGGGAGGGGCAGAGCCGAGAAACAAACCGAAAGTCACCGACCTCCCTCTGCAGCGGGCTCCGGCGCTCCctacggcggcggcggcggcgggagcatCGCGGGGTGGTCCCGGCGCTCCCGCCACCCGCTCGGCCAGACGCGCGAGGCGGGCTGCGGGGCCGGCGCGGGAGGGGAGCGCGGCGTCCGCGCCAGCAGCCTGGGCTCCCGGCGCGGCCCTTCCGGAGGCGCCCCACCTGCCCGCTGCCCTCGGCGCTCCCGGTCGGACACCGCCGCCAGGCGCTCGGCTCCGAGCGGGAGCTTTTTGTGTCACCGCCCAGACTCAGGCACcgagggggggtgggggcgggctcCGCTCCCCGCGGCACCGCCCCTCCCCGGCGGCTCCACCTCCTCCaacccccgcgcccccccccccccacccacccacggCGGCTGGTCCTGGACGTCCGTCTGTCAGTCCCGAGTCGCACCCCCGCCGCCCGAGAGAGGAGCTGCCCCACCCTGGCCCGCGCGCTCCCTAG